A single genomic interval of Pochonia chlamydosporia 170 chromosome 7, whole genome shotgun sequence harbors:
- a CDS encoding Sec7 domain-containing protein (similar to Neosartorya fischeri NRRL 181 XP_001259507.1): MSYDVQLPDTMDEQPTAEFINAPSLYHDAPRMQYRNRPVSVAVDPISLVISECISITSAVQKHARSPHSSVSAILGGNPNSIQLGTAGPVLKARQKSSATSVGVGDNAQDTGSVNNRWGLRGQKGKSMQDNPMIAAFGRLRHEITAVKDVRTFDAPSLLAPFLLVIQAKGTAAPVTILALGALRKFLAYGFVCAESPRFALAMQSLSAAVTHCQFDISDSSQGEVVLLMILNLMEDMMSGPGGHILSDESVCDMMGRGLAICSQPRFSPVLRRTAEAAMVRMCQIIFEDVKHLELESGEENEELEQRVQEDLASLRIEEAGHAENEEIPLDTRGSTSPQRELPSMIDSEPEGVVSSSQSAKDTTSEQMEETDSLDLKPYSLPSVRELFRVLVNFLDPNDRQHTDTMRVMAMRILHVALEVSGPFIARHPALAAIAEDRLCCYLFQLVRSDNMAVLQESLIVTGTLLATCRGVLKLQQELYLSYLVACLHPTVQIPREPGIDPSLYVGIPETPKLVKPPPSQAGSGRATPVSVKDRQKLGLEGGARKPDARQAMVETIGVLCRMPTFVTELFVNYDCEVDRADLCEDIIGLLSRNALPDSATWSTTSVPPLCLDALLRYIQFLAERLQDDPVDAGFPHPLHLREQRRKKKIIVKGTSKFNEKPKVGLGYLQVQGIISDANNPVEVAKFLKGTSRVSKTVLGDFLSKKGNEAILKAFLNLFDFSGKRVDEALRVLLETFRLPGEAPLIASIVECFSEKYCADDTPHDVANKDGVFILTYAIIILNTDQHNPNLKSAKRMTFEDFSRNLRGTNDGKDFAVEFLQAIFDSIKSNEIILPDEHDNKHGFDYAWRELLLKTEAEGDLIICKTNIYDADMFAATWKPIVSTLSYVFMSATDDAVFARIVTGFDECARIAAKYRNSDALDQIIYCLSHMSTLAAASAFNTSLNTEIQVGDGSVMVSELAVKLGRDFRAQLATLVLFRVVSDNETLIHRGWKQVVQIWVNLFVNSLVPSFAITSNFPLTIQGIPLQMPSQVIDRASRSAETGFFSAFTSYISSYAADDPPEPSEEELESTLCTVDCIKSCNMDRVFRNIYQLPARIAAEVVQALLDQIPESDQGAVIAVKQDALPPGPASAQTQASLPPTYDPSVAYILEFCTILAIRNSESISVMGKPVFGAMLGLLRDPTQWHPITLSRAIFNALSILKSSYDHDFVKVHSLLHTIANVPQKVITRTSKTILSGVAICTNEPGPLRSEIMKSPDFWAILRMLAGDPDSSASVFAILENGATGTPPAIIADNYEAAISLLNFFASAAIPPEPSEVDIETTQRRGARSFKSDNDTIGRGCKAINVLQSMAARVPQLMQQSRLETSEAWSAYWLPIFQTLTTQCTNPCRDIRHLAFSAMQRSLLSPEVTLTDAKEWTAIFGKVLFPLIQRLLKPEVFSSDKDGMSEMRVQSASLLCKVFLQYLVLLSGWDGMLDLWIKIIDIMDRLKNSGQGDSLEEAVRENLKNVVLFMASSGYLVSPTQDASKRALWDETWKRVDRFLPELRNDLALEGLGVNPNPADMQGGVAGRKHEEASDQASALADEMDREREDQSETT, translated from the exons ATGAGCTACGACGTCCAGTTGCCCGATACGATGGACGAGCAACCCACGGCCGAATTTATAAACGCGCCTTCGCTGTATCACGATGCCCCAAGGATGCAGTACCGCAATCGACCAGTTTCTGTTGCGGTTGACCCTATTTCCTTAGTGATATCCGAATGCATATCAATAACGTCTGCGGTACAAAAGCATGCCAGGTCGCCGCACTCATCCGTATCAGCGATCCTTGGCGGAAACCCCAATTCAATACAGCTGGGTACAGCTGGCCCAGTATTGAAGGCGCGACAGAAATCATCGGCCACCagtgttggagttggcgatAATGCTCAAGACACTGGTTCTGTGAACAACCGATGGGGGTTGCGTGGGCAAAAGGGGAAGAGCATGCAAGACAACCCAATGATAGCGGCATTTGGCCGGCTTCGGCATGAGATCACAGCCGTCAAAG ATGTCCGCACGTTCGACGCACCGTCGCTCCTGGCaccctttcttcttgtcattCAAGCCAAGGGAACTGCTGCTCCCGTCACAATTCTCGCCTTGGGAGCCTTGAGGAAGTTTTTAGCTTATGGATTTGTTTGCGCCGAGTCACCAAGATTTGCGCTTGCCATGCAAtctctgtctgcagctgtGACACACTGCCAGTTTGACATCAGTGATTCCTCACAAGGCGAGGTGGTTCTTCTTATGATTCTTAACCTTATGGAAGAtatgatgtctggtcccgGAGGCCACATTTTGAGCGACGAAAGTGTTTGTGACATGATGGGCCGTGGTCTGGCAATCTGCTCTCAACCAAGATTCTCGCCAGTATTGCGGAGGACAGCCGAAGCCGCTATGGTTCGCATGTGTCAAATCATATTCGAAGACGTAAAGCATCTGGagctggagtctggtgaggaGAATGAAGAACTTGAGCAGCGTGTCCAAGAGGACTTGGCCAGCCTAAGAATTGAGGAAGCTGGCCACGCGGAGAACGAGGAAATCCCTTTAGACACGAGGGGTTCGACCTCGCCGCAAAGGGAGTTACCATCCATGATTGATAGCGAACCCGAAGGCGTTGTATCTTCATCACAAAGCGCCAAGGATACCACAAGTGAACAGATGGAAGAAACGGATTCTCTAGACCTCAAACCTTATTCCCTCCCGTCCGTTCGAGAGCTGTTTCGAGTTCTCGTTAACTTTCTCGACCCAAATGATCGTCAACATACAGACACAATGAGGGTGATGGCCATGCGGATCTTGCACGTTGCCTTGGAGGTGTCGGGTCCGTTTATTGCCAGGCAtccagccttggcagctatCGCAGAAGATCGTTTATGTTGCTACCTCTTTCAACTCGTCAGATCTGACAATATGGCTGTGCTACAGGAATCATTGATCGTTACGGGCACCTTACTGGCTACGTGCAGAGGGGTTTTAAAACTACAGCAAGAGCTGTATTTGTCCTATTTGGTGGCATGTTTGCACCCTACTGTCCAAATACCTCGGGAGCCCGGCATTGACCCTTCCCTCTATGTGGGAATACCAGAGACACCAAAGCTCGTAAAGCCTCCGCCCTCACAGGCCGGCAGTGGCCGTGCTACCCCTGTTTCCGTTAAGGACAGACaaaagcttggcttggaaggTGGCGCCCGGAAACCGGATGCAAGACAAGCAATGGTCGAAACTATAGGCGTTCTTTGTAGGATGCCTACGTTCGTCACCGAGTTGTTTGTGAACTACGACTGTGAGGTGGACAGAGCCGACCTTTGTGAAGACATCATCGGCCTATTATCCCGAAATGCTTTGCCTGATTCGGCCACATGGAGTACAACCAGTGTGCCGCCGTTGTGTCTCGACGCTCTCCTTCGTTACATACAATTTCTAGCCGAGAGACTGCAAGATGATCCAGTCGATGCAGGGTTCCCTCATCCATTACATCTTCGAGAGCAGAGgcgaaagaaaaaaatcATTGTCAAGGGAACCAGCAAATTCAATGAAAAACCGAAGGTAGGACTCGGCTACCTGCAAGTGCAAGGCATCATATCCGATGCAAATAATCCAGTTGAGGTTGCGAAATTTCTTAAGGGGACCTCTCGGGTTTCCAAGACAGTTCTAGGTGATTTTCTTTCGAAGAAGGGTAATGAAGCTATTCTCAAAGCGTTCTTGAACCTCTTTGACTTTTCTGGAAAGCGGGTTGATGAAGCCCTGAGGGTCCTTCTAGAGACCTTCAGGCTGCCAGGCGAAGCACCGCTTATTGCTTCAATAGTTGAATGTTTCTCAGAGAAGTATTGTGCAGATGACACGCCACATGACGTGGCTAACAAGGACGGTGTATTCATTTTGACTTACGCCATAATCATTCTGAATACTGACCAGCACAACCCAAACCTCAAGTCCGCCAAAAGAATGACTTTTGAAGATTTTTCCAGGAATCTACGCGGTACTAATGATGGGAAAGACTTTGCTGTAGAATTTCTGCAGGCAATTTTTGACTCCATCAAGTCTAATGAAATCATCTTGCCCGACGAGCACGACAACAAACACGGATTCGATTATGCCTGGAGAGAACTTTTGTTGAAAACTGAAGCAGAGGGCGACCTAATTATTTGCAAGACAAACATATACGACGCCGACATGTTCGCTGCCACGTGGAAGCCAATCGTGTCAACGTTGTCTTATGTTTTCATGTCTGCGACTGATGATGCGGTATTCGCTAGAATTGTCACTGGCTTCGATGAATGTGCCCGTATCGCCGCTAAATATAGGAACTCAGATGCCCTGGACCAGATAATCTACTGCCTCAGCCACATGAGTACGCTGGCTGCGGCCAGTGCTTTCAACACCTCACTGAACACAGAGATTCAAGTCGGCGATGGAAGCGTCATGGTTAGTGAGCTAGCCGTGAAACTGGGAAGAGATTTTCGTGCGCAACTAGCTACGCTCGTCTTGTTCCGGGTGGTTTCTGATAACGAGACCCTCATACACCGTGGCTGGAAACAA GTTGTACAGATATGGGTGAATCTCTTTGTCAACTCCCTTGTTCCATCATTCGCAatcaccagcaacttccCATTGACTATACAGGGGATTCCCTTGCAAATGCCATCCCAGGTCATAGACCGGGCCAGCCGAAGCGCGGAAACAGGATTCTTTAGCGCATTTACCTCATACATCTCCAGCTATGCCGCCGATGATCCTCCCGAGCCGTCGGAAGAGGAGCTCGAAAGCACTTTATGCACTGTTGATTGCATCAAGTCTTGCAACATGGACCGGGTGTTTCGAAATATTTA CCAACTACCGGCCCGTATAGCTGCAGAGGTGGTGCAGGCGCTTCTCGATCAGATCCCCGAGTCCGACCAGGGGGCGGTCATCGCAGTCAAGCAAGATGCTCTCCCCCCCGGGCCCGCAAGTGCTCAGACGCAAGCTTCCTTGCCACCAACGTATGATCCCAGCGTAGCTTACATCTTGGAATTTTGcaccatcttggcaatccGCAATAGCGAATCTATTAGTGTGATGGGTAAGCCGGTGTTTGGTGCAATGTTAGGACTGCTCCGGGATCCTACACAGTGGCACCCTATTACCTTATCCCGAGCAATTTTTAACGCCCTTTCGATTCTTAAAAGCAGTTAT GACCACGACTTTGTCAAAGTACACTCGTTGCTCCACACCATCGCAAACGTACCGCAGAAAGTGATAACCAGAACTTCCAAAACTATCTTGAGTGGAGTCGCGATTTGTACCAACGAGCCTGGCCCACTGCGCAGCGAGATAATGAAGTCTCCGGATTTTTGGGCCATTCTTCGCATGTTAGCCGGAGATCCAGACTCTTCTGCATCCGTATTTGCGATTTTAGAGAACGGGGCGACCGGAACACCACCTGCAATTATTGCAGACAATTACGAGGCAGCTATTTCTCTATTGAACTTCTTCGCTTCTGCTGCAATACCCCCGGAGCCATCAGAAGTAGACATAGAGACCACTCAGCGGAGAGGGGCCAGGTCTTTCAAATC TGACAATGACACCATCGGCAGAGGATGTAAGGCCATCAATGTGCTGCAAAGCATGGCGGCTCGCGTGCCTCAACTTATGCAACAGTCCCGTCTTGAGACGAGTGAAG CTTGGTCAGCATACTGGCTTCCGATATTTCAAACGTTAACAACGCAGTGCACCAACCCTTGCAGAGATATTCGGCACCTTGCATTCTCAGCCATGCAACGTTCGCTCCTATCACCGGAGGTAACACTCACAGACGCAAAGGAATGGACAGCTATCTTCGGCAAGGTGTTGTTTCCTTTAATACAAAGGCTGCTCAAGCCAGAGGTCTTCTCCTCTGACAAAGACGGTATGAGCGAAATGCGGGTTCAGTCGGCATCGCTCCTTTGCAAAGTGTTCTTGCAATATCTAGTGCTCCTTTCTGGCTGGGACGGGATGCTAGATTTGTGGATTAAAATTATTGACATTATGGATCGTCTTAAGAACAGCGGCCAGGGTGATAGTTTG GAAGAAGCGGTGCGAGAAAATCTAAAAAATGTTGTATTATTCATGGCGAGCAGTGGATACCTTGTGTCTCCAACACAAGATGCATCAAAAAGGGCGCTATGGGatgagacatggaagcgAGTTGATCGATTCCTGCCAGAGTTACGAAATGACCTCGCCTTGGAAGGGCTTGGAGTCAACCCAAACCCTGCCGATATGCAGGGAGGCGTTGCAGGTAGGAAACACGAAGAGGCATCAGATCAGGCTAGTGCACTCGCCGATGAAATGGACCGGGAAAGGGAGGATCAGTCCGAAACCACATAA
- a CDS encoding mannan polymerase II complex ANP1 subunit (similar to Aspergillus terreus NIH2624 XP_001211647.1), with amino-acid sequence MLSVVSLGLLSAASDLELETVRYYDLSNVQGTARGWEREERILLCVPLRDAEAHLAMFFSHLRNFTYPHHLIDLAFLVSDSKDRTLQVLTDNLERIQADPDPKQPYGEVSIIEKDFGQKVNQDVESRHGFAAQASRRKLMAQARNWLLSAALRPYHSWVYWRDVDVETAPFTILEDLMRHNKDVIVPNVWRPLPDWLGGEQPYDLNSWQESETALALADTLDEDAVIVEGYAEYATWRPHLAYLRDPYGDPDMEMEIDGVGGVSILARAKVFRTGVHFPAFSFQKHAETEGFGKMAKRMQYSVVGLPHYVIWHLYEPSVDDIRHMEEMEQERIAREKEEQEKKLKEQKLKEEFGDASSQWEKDKKEMKEQQQQSQRSGADSNEVHQAGG; translated from the exons ATGCTCTCGGTGGTCTCCTTGGGATTGCTCTCTGCTGCCAGCGATCTGGAACTCGAGACCGTTCGATACTACGATCTAAGTAATGTCCAAGGTACCGCGCGGGGTTGGGAGAGAGAAGAACGCATTCTGTTATGTGTTCCGCTGCGTGATGCAGAGGCACATTTGGCAATGTTCTTCTCTCATCTGCGAAACTTCACGTATCCTCATCATTTGATCGATCTGGCTTTCTTAGTGTCTGATTCTAAGGATCGCACCCTACAAGTCCTCACGGACAATCTGGAACGAATTCAGGCCGATCCCGATCCTAAACAGCCTTACGGGGAAGTGTCCATTATTGAGAAGGACTTCGGCCAGAAGGTAAACCAGGATGTTGAAAGTCGACATGGATTCGCCGCACAAGCTAGTCGACGAAAGCTAATGGCCCAAGCCAGAAATTGGCTGCTCAGCGCAGCCTTGCGACCATATCACTCTTGGGTTTACTGGCGAGACGTAGATGTAGAGACGGCGCCATTTACCATACTCGAAGATCTCATGCGTCACAATAAAGACGTAATTGTTCCCA ATGTCTGGCGACCCTTGCCAGATTGGCTTGGTGGCGAGCAACCCTACGATTTGAACTCTTGGCAGGAGTCAGAGACCGCATTAGCGCTTGCGGATACCTTGGACGAAGATGCTGTGATTGTGGAGGGTTATGCAGAGTATGCCACCTGGCGACCTCATTTAGCATATCTGCGTGACCCTTATGGCGACCCGGatatggagatggagattgaCGGCGTCGGAGGTGTTAGCATTttggccagagccaaagTCTTTCGGACTGGAGTTCACTTTCCGGCATTCAGCTTCCAAAAACATGCTGAAACAGAGGGGTTTGGAAAG ATGGCAAAAAGAATGCAGTACTCCGTCGTAGGCTTGCCTCACTATGTAATATGGCATCTTTACGAGCCTAGCGTAGACGATATACGTCACATGGAG GAGATGGAGCAGGAGCGGATCGCCCGTGAGAAGGAAGAGCAagagaagaaattgaaggagCAAAAATTGAAGGAGGAATTTGGTGATGCAAGCAGTCAATGGGAGAAGGATaagaaggagatgaaggagcaacagcagcaatcGCAGAGATCTGGCGCAGATTCAAATGAAGTGCATCAAGCTGGAG GCTAG